Proteins from a single region of Cytophagaceae bacterium:
- a CDS encoding GNAT family N-acetyltransferase, whose amino-acid sequence MIVTLRRLEMADAPEIARMVNNRKIWDNLRDFIPNPYGVADGEFFVNLTQKENPPQTFGIVFNETELCGVMGLVIQKDVHRFSAEIGYWIGEEFWGKGIGTKAINLMVDYGFNELSLNRIYSGVFEYNQPSMRILEKCGFVKEGILKKAVYKNGKFWDEHRYALLKPE is encoded by the coding sequence ATGATCGTAACCTTAAGAAGACTGGAGATGGCCGATGCTCCTGAAATAGCCCGGATGGTCAATAACCGCAAAATCTGGGACAATCTACGCGATTTTATCCCAAATCCTTATGGAGTGGCGGATGGTGAGTTTTTTGTGAATCTTACTCAAAAAGAAAACCCGCCACAGACTTTCGGCATTGTTTTCAACGAAACCGAGCTTTGTGGAGTCATGGGGCTGGTAATTCAGAAAGATGTCCACCGGTTTTCGGCTGAAATAGGATATTGGATAGGAGAGGAGTTTTGGGGCAAAGGAATTGGCACCAAAGCCATTAATCTTATGGTGGATTATGGGTTTAATGAATTGAGCCTCAACAGAATTTACTCCGGCGTGTTTGAATACAATCAGCCTTCCATGCGGATTCTTGAGAAATGCGGTTTTGTGAAAGAGGGTATTTTGAAAAAGGCGGTTTATAAAAACGGCAAATTCTGGGACGAGCACAGATACGCCCTTTTGAAACCGGAATAA
- a CDS encoding DNA starvation/stationary phase protection protein produces MENLNLIGLEIKKAENLAEKLSELQANYSVFYQNTRGYHWNIKGEKFFELHLKFEELYNNLLLKIDELAERILTLGHTPEHNYSSYVKVSEIKESPKVTDGVKAVAQILEAFKILIIKQRELLNLSADANDEGTNALMSDYIREQEKLVWMYSAFLK; encoded by the coding sequence ATGGAAAATTTAAATTTGATAGGATTAGAAATAAAAAAGGCAGAAAACCTTGCCGAAAAGCTCAGTGAACTTCAGGCCAATTATTCGGTTTTTTATCAAAATACAAGGGGCTATCACTGGAACATCAAAGGTGAGAAATTTTTTGAACTACATCTGAAATTTGAGGAACTGTACAATAACCTCCTCTTAAAAATAGATGAACTGGCAGAGAGAATTCTTACACTTGGACATACCCCGGAGCATAATTACAGCTCTTATGTGAAAGTGTCGGAGATAAAAGAAAGTCCGAAGGTAACTGACGGAGTAAAAGCCGTGGCCCAAATACTGGAGGCTTTTAAAATATTGATAATTAAGCAAAGAGAGCTCCTCAACCTCTCAGCCGACGCCAACGACGAAGGCACAAACGCCCTTATGAGTGATTATATAAGAGAACAGGAAAAACTGGTGTGGATGTATTCGGCATTTTTAAAATAA
- a CDS encoding aldo/keto reductase — MKYFDFENGDKMPALGLGTWKSDKGEVYKAVRAAIEVGYRHFDCAYLYGNEKEIGDAFADALKAGDVKREDLWITSKLWNNRHRKEQVRPAFDISLKDLQCEYLDLYLIHWPVVVVDDIAFPENGSQLVSLTKTTLSETWEGMIDIKAAGLSKHIGVSNFSAKKIADIWKDTGVKPEVDQVEMHPFMQQKPLKAYTDEHGIILTAYAPLGSADRPATRITPGDPNLFHNEVINAIAKEKAITPAQVMLAWAVNYGVSVIPKSVRKERLIENLEAADITLSSEEMQRLSAIDLHNRYIKGNFWCLPGSDYTLENLWNE, encoded by the coding sequence ATGAAATATTTCGACTTCGAAAACGGAGATAAAATGCCCGCCCTGGGTCTTGGCACCTGGAAATCAGATAAAGGAGAAGTTTATAAAGCCGTTAGAGCTGCCATTGAAGTGGGCTATCGCCATTTTGACTGTGCGTATCTGTACGGTAACGAAAAAGAAATTGGTGATGCATTTGCCGATGCCCTGAAAGCCGGCGATGTAAAGCGGGAAGACCTTTGGATCACTTCAAAACTCTGGAACAACCGACACCGGAAAGAGCAGGTAAGGCCTGCATTTGATATTTCCCTGAAAGATTTACAATGCGAATATCTGGACTTATATCTTATCCATTGGCCGGTGGTGGTAGTGGATGATATCGCTTTCCCTGAAAATGGCAGCCAGCTGGTTAGTCTGACTAAAACTACCCTCTCTGAAACCTGGGAAGGGATGATTGACATAAAAGCCGCCGGCTTAAGCAAACATATTGGCGTTTCAAATTTCAGTGCAAAAAAAATCGCAGATATATGGAAAGATACCGGAGTAAAGCCGGAAGTTGATCAGGTCGAAATGCACCCGTTCATGCAGCAAAAGCCTTTGAAAGCCTATACCGATGAGCACGGAATCATTCTGACTGCTTATGCTCCCCTGGGTTCTGCCGACCGACCCGCCACAAGAATCACTCCCGGCGACCCCAACCTTTTTCATAATGAGGTGATTAACGCTATTGCAAAGGAAAAGGCAATCACTCCTGCTCAGGTGATGCTGGCATGGGCGGTAAATTATGGTGTAAGCGTAATACCCAAATCGGTGAGAAAAGAAAGACTCATCGAAAACCTCGAGGCAGCAGATATTACTCTTAGCTCTGAAGAAATGCAAAGATTGTCGGCGATTGACCTGCACAATCGTTACATCAAAGGTAATTTCTGGTGCCTGCCCGGCTCAGATTATACCTTAGAAAATCTTTGGAATGAGTAA
- a CDS encoding class I SAM-dependent methyltransferase: MSNDPWTQRWNERYGQSEYAYGEEPNEFLKEKIGAMSPGNALFPAEGEGRNGVFAAKLGWKVSAFDLSEEGMKKAIKLAGKHSVFLDYQVGELQNLNYKNDSFDLVALIFAHFPAEIKSEIHQSLTTLLKKGGIVIFEAFSKKHLDYQAKNPAVGGPRDLGSLFSLEEIKNDFNDFEFLELEEKEIELSEGQFHSGLGSVIRFIGKKK; encoded by the coding sequence ATGTCAAATGACCCCTGGACCCAGCGTTGGAATGAACGCTATGGACAATCGGAATATGCTTACGGTGAAGAACCTAATGAATTTCTTAAAGAAAAAATAGGAGCAATGTCTCCCGGAAACGCTCTGTTTCCTGCCGAAGGCGAGGGCCGGAATGGTGTATTTGCTGCAAAATTGGGATGGAAGGTCTCCGCTTTTGATTTGAGCGAAGAAGGAATGAAAAAAGCAATAAAATTAGCCGGGAAGCATTCTGTTTTCCTAGATTATCAGGTAGGAGAGCTTCAAAACCTGAATTATAAAAATGATAGTTTTGATTTAGTTGCATTGATTTTTGCTCATTTTCCGGCTGAAATTAAGTCTGAAATTCATCAATCACTTACCACATTACTTAAGAAAGGAGGCATTGTGATTTTTGAGGCTTTCAGTAAAAAGCATTTGGATTACCAGGCGAAAAATCCTGCGGTGGGAGGTCCGAGAGACCTAGGTTCCTTATTCTCATTGGAAGAAATTAAAAATGATTTTAATGATTTTGAGTTTTTAGAGTTAGAAGAAAAGGAAATAGAACTGTCTGAAGGGCAGTTTCATTCGGGTCTTGGATCGGTTATCAGATTTATCGGTAAGAAAAAATAA
- a CDS encoding CusA/CzcA family heavy metal efflux RND transporter, whose product MLDKIIKFSIKNKIVIGIMTLLLIIWGVWSATKLSVDAVPDITNNQVQIFTSCPTLAGQEVEQLVTFPIEQSLANIPHIEEVRSISRFGLSVITVVFKDEVDIYFARQLINEKLKEAQEKIPNGIGTPELAPVSTGLGEVYQYIIHPTKGNESKYNAKDLRTMQDWIVARQLNGTPGIAEVNSFGGELKQYEVSINPNRLKAMGVSIPEIFTALEKNNQNTGGAYIDKKPNAYFIRGVGLVTSIEDVKNIAVKSTGGIPIFIKDVAEVKFGFATRYGAMTFNGEVDAVGGIVMMLKGENSSNVVNRIKEKLPTIQKSLPSDIVIEPYLDRTDLVKRAMSTVEKNLIEGALIVIFVLVLFLGNFRAGLIVASAIPLSMLFALGLMNVFGVSANLMSLGAIDFGLIVDGAVIIVEATLHHLGLRKTIGKLSQTEMDDEVFQSASKIRSSATFGEIIILIVYIPILTLIGIEGKMFSPMAMTVGFAIFGALILSLTYIPMMCALFLPKTINHKKTFSDKMMDYLQRIYQPLLQSAIQLKYWLVGITVALFVIALFVFSRMGGEFIPTLAEGDFAFHCILPQGSSLNQSIETSMQASRIIKKFDEVKMVVGKTGSAEVPTDPMPPEATDMMIILKPQNEWKSNKTYDELADEIYEKLEAIPGIFFEKNQPIQMRFNELMTGIRQDVAVKIFGENMDTLSTYATKVSQVIQSVQGASAPQIERVNGLPQINIEYDRLRIANYGLTIQDVNDIVSTAFAGKSTGVVFENERKFDLVVRLDSTYRRSIEDVNNLMIPTSSGSQIPLSQVANIAYKLGPAQISREAGKRRIVVGFNVKDRDVQSVVEEIQQKLNTQITLPSGYYFTYGGTFENLQKASKRLLIAVPVSLLLIFMLLYFTFRSFKQASLIFTAIPMSAIGGIFALLLRGMPFSISAGIGFIALFGVAVLNGIVLIGTFNQLEKEGWTDIIKRVIEGTKIRLRPVLMTATVASLGFLPMALSRSAGAEVQKPLATVVIGGLLTATFLTLFVLPLLYIIFNSKINLKRKPKVKPVVTATILLFLCSTINVNAQTVNISSIDQAINIAIQNNQSIKANDLEIKATESLKKTANELPKMDFNMQLGQYNSIKFDNAFQLSQTIPFPTLFGAKKELINAEVKAKQLQQQLSIYEIKNQVRSLYYQIEYLQFNKQKLQSLDSLYIEFLRVANLRYKTGDTKKIEINTALTKQGEINLLTQQNQVYLINAYQSLKALLNTNDSIVLITNANYVPLTVNNLIDTNAIANHPMLQSLYQNMQIAEQTKKVEKAQGLPDFKIGYSNQSLIGFQTINGADKYFGAGNRFNVVNIGIAIPLTYGATKAKIKSLEYQKQSLEQRAEYEKKQLQSQLQNAMTQYEQDVTQYNYYKSNALPNAEEIVKSAQLGYKTGDVSYVEYLYALQTATDIQLKYLQSIQQINQTVININSIINK is encoded by the coding sequence GTGTTAGATAAAATCATAAAATTCAGTATAAAAAACAAGATAGTCATAGGCATTATGACCTTGCTACTCATTATATGGGGAGTTTGGAGTGCTACCAAACTATCAGTAGATGCCGTACCCGATATTACCAATAATCAGGTGCAAATATTTACAAGTTGTCCTACTTTGGCAGGGCAAGAAGTAGAGCAGTTAGTTACATTCCCAATAGAACAAAGCCTTGCTAATATTCCACATATAGAAGAAGTAAGAAGTATTTCAAGGTTCGGATTATCGGTAATTACCGTTGTTTTTAAAGACGAAGTAGATATATATTTTGCTCGTCAGTTAATAAACGAAAAACTAAAAGAAGCCCAAGAAAAAATACCAAATGGCATAGGCACACCCGAATTAGCACCAGTTAGTACAGGACTAGGCGAAGTCTATCAGTATATCATTCACCCTACAAAAGGTAATGAAAGCAAGTACAATGCTAAGGACTTACGCACTATGCAAGATTGGATAGTAGCAAGACAACTCAATGGCACACCCGGCATTGCAGAAGTAAATAGCTTTGGTGGAGAATTGAAACAATACGAAGTATCAATAAATCCCAATCGTTTAAAAGCAATGGGTGTTAGCATTCCAGAAATTTTTACAGCGTTGGAAAAAAATAATCAAAACACAGGCGGTGCCTACATTGATAAGAAACCCAATGCCTACTTTATTCGTGGCGTGGGCTTAGTTACTTCAATAGAAGATGTGAAAAATATTGCTGTAAAAAGCACAGGTGGAATTCCTATTTTTATAAAAGATGTAGCCGAAGTAAAGTTTGGATTTGCCACTCGTTATGGTGCTATGACTTTTAATGGTGAAGTAGATGCAGTAGGCGGTATAGTAATGATGCTCAAAGGCGAAAATAGTAGCAATGTCGTAAATAGAATAAAAGAAAAACTGCCAACCATTCAAAAATCTTTACCGAGTGATATTGTTATAGAGCCTTATTTAGATAGAACAGACTTAGTAAAAAGGGCAATGAGTACGGTAGAAAAAAACTTAATAGAAGGTGCTCTAATTGTAATCTTTGTATTGGTATTGTTCTTAGGAAACTTTAGAGCAGGTCTTATTGTAGCTTCAGCTATTCCACTATCAATGCTTTTTGCATTGGGCTTAATGAATGTGTTTGGAGTAAGTGCCAATTTAATGAGTTTAGGTGCAATAGATTTTGGATTGATTGTAGACGGTGCAGTAATTATTGTGGAAGCCACCTTACACCATTTAGGATTACGCAAAACAATAGGCAAATTATCTCAAACCGAAATGGATGATGAAGTGTTTCAATCTGCCTCTAAAATTAGGAGTAGTGCCACTTTTGGTGAAATAATAATCTTAATAGTCTATATACCTATTTTAACCTTAATTGGCATAGAAGGCAAAATGTTTAGCCCTATGGCAATGACAGTTGGCTTTGCCATATTCGGAGCTTTAATTTTATCGCTTACCTATATTCCGATGATGTGTGCTTTGTTTTTACCAAAAACAATCAATCACAAAAAAACATTTAGCGATAAAATGATGGATTATTTACAAAGAATATACCAACCATTGTTACAAAGTGCTATTCAACTAAAATATTGGCTTGTAGGCATTACAGTTGCACTTTTTGTAATTGCATTGTTTGTTTTTAGTCGTATGGGTGGCGAATTTATACCTACACTTGCCGAAGGAGATTTTGCATTTCATTGCATACTTCCACAAGGCAGTTCCTTAAACCAAAGTATCGAAACTTCTATGCAAGCCAGTAGAATTATTAAAAAATTTGATGAAGTAAAAATGGTAGTTGGCAAAACAGGTAGTGCCGAAGTACCAACAGACCCAATGCCACCCGAAGCTACAGATATGATGATTATTCTAAAGCCACAAAATGAATGGAAATCGAATAAAACATACGATGAATTAGCCGATGAAATTTACGAAAAATTAGAAGCCATACCAGGTATATTTTTTGAAAAAAACCAACCCATACAAATGCGTTTTAATGAATTGATGACAGGTATTAGGCAAGATGTAGCGGTAAAAATATTTGGCGAAAATATGGACACCCTATCAACTTATGCAACTAAAGTAAGTCAAGTTATACAATCTGTACAAGGTGCTTCAGCCCCACAAATAGAAAGAGTTAATGGATTACCACAAATAAATATTGAATACGATAGATTACGCATTGCCAATTATGGACTAACTATTCAAGATGTAAACGATATAGTAAGCACAGCCTTTGCAGGCAAAAGTACAGGTGTTGTTTTTGAAAACGAAAGAAAGTTTGACTTAGTTGTTCGATTAGATAGCACCTACCGAAGAAGTATTGAAGATGTAAATAATTTGATGATACCAACCAGTTCAGGCTCTCAAATTCCACTTTCACAAGTAGCTAATATTGCTTACAAATTAGGTCCTGCACAAATAAGCAGAGAGGCGGGTAAACGAAGAATTGTAGTAGGGTTTAATGTAAAAGACAGAGATGTACAAAGTGTAGTGGAGGAAATACAACAAAAACTGAATACACAAATTACTTTGCCTTCGGGATATTATTTTACCTATGGTGGTACATTTGAAAATTTACAAAAAGCAAGTAAGCGTTTATTGATAGCAGTGCCAGTATCACTACTATTAATTTTTATGTTGCTTTATTTTACATTCCGTTCTTTCAAACAAGCAAGTTTAATATTTACAGCCATACCTATGAGTGCCATAGGTGGTATTTTTGCTTTATTGCTTCGTGGTATGCCATTTAGTATAAGTGCAGGTATTGGTTTTATTGCCTTATTTGGTGTAGCAGTATTAAATGGTATCGTATTAATTGGTACTTTCAATCAATTAGAAAAAGAAGGTTGGACAGACATAATTAAAAGAGTAATTGAAGGCACAAAAATAAGATTAAGACCAGTATTAATGACAGCCACAGTTGCCAGCTTAGGTTTTTTACCAATGGCATTAAGCAGAAGTGCAGGGGCAGAAGTGCAAAAACCATTAGCCACAGTTGTAATTGGAGGTTTACTTACAGCCACTTTCCTTACACTATTTGTACTGCCACTACTATACATAATATTTAATTCAAAAATTAATTTAAAAAGAAAACCAAAAGTGAAACCAGTTGTAACAGCCACTATTTTATTGTTCTTATGTTCAACAATAAATGTAAATGCTCAAACGGTAAATATTAGTTCAATAGACCAAGCAATAAATATTGCAATTCAAAACAATCAATCTATTAAGGCTAATGATTTGGAAATAAAAGCAACAGAAAGTCTGAAAAAAACTGCCAATGAATTACCTAAAATGGATTTCAATATGCAACTTGGTCAGTACAATAGTATCAAGTTTGACAATGCTTTTCAACTTTCTCAAACAATACCGTTTCCTACATTATTTGGTGCAAAGAAAGAATTGATTAATGCAGAAGTTAAAGCAAAACAACTACAACAGCAATTGAGTATTTATGAAATCAAAAATCAAGTTCGCAGTTTATATTACCAAATAGAATACTTGCAATTCAACAAACAAAAACTACAAAGTTTGGATAGTTTGTATATCGAGTTCTTACGAGTAGCCAATTTGCGATATAAAACAGGCGATACCAAAAAAATTGAAATTAATACAGCCCTAACAAAACAAGGCGAAATCAATTTATTGACACAACAAAACCAAGTATATCTAATAAATGCCTACCAAAGTTTAAAAGCATTATTAAATACAAATGATAGTATTGTACTTATTACAAATGCAAACTATGTACCCTTAACTGTTAATAATTTAATTGATACCAATGCAATAGCCAATCACCCAATGTTGCAATCGCTATATCAAAATATGCAAATAGCCGAACAAACAAAAAAAGTAGAAAAGGCACAAGGCTTACCCGATTTTAAAATTGGCTATTCCAATCAATCCTTAATTGGTTTTCAAACTATCAATGGTGCAGATAAATATTTTGGTGCAGGTAATAGATTTAATGTTGTGAATATTGGTATTGCTATTCCTTTAACTTATGGTGCAACAAAAGCAAAAATTAAGAGCTTAGAATATCAAAAGCAAAGTTTAGAGCAACGAGCAGAATATGAAAAAAAACAACTACAATCACAACTGCAAAATGCGATGACACAATATGAGCAAGATGTAACGCAATACAATTATTATAAATCAAATGCTTTACCCAATGCAGAAGAAATTGTAAAATCAGCACAATTGGGCTATAAAACAGGAGATGTAAGTTATGTAGAATATTTATATGCTTTACAAACAGCTACTGATATTCAACTAAAATACTTGCAATCAATACAGCAAATAAATCAAACAGTAATCAATATAAATTCAATAATCAATAAATAA
- a CDS encoding prenyltransferase — MNTEYLHFQTDYDLLLSKKHLQGDDVWTTPDGRLGKGSPFSARDVAILLYEMGASHEMTVALAEKYLEGWRQSGAIHTNPGALGPICLIIGAARVLCYLGYVHDDRLHITIKYLLEKQHIDGGWRCAAVKMGRKPEWDASNPATTLEALDVFRFTDQFQENTVLEKAVSFLLDHHDYRLPLGPCAFGQGSLFHKTEFPFFRYNLFYYVYVLSFYRSARDDSRFLEAFEKLKSKIVSDELVIENPNRGLKELSFGKKGESNPLANRRYLEIIKNMRNT; from the coding sequence ATGAATACCGAATATTTACATTTTCAGACTGATTACGATTTGCTTTTGAGTAAAAAGCATCTTCAGGGCGATGATGTATGGACTACCCCTGATGGCAGACTGGGCAAGGGAAGTCCGTTTTCGGCGAGAGATGTGGCAATCCTGCTTTATGAGATGGGTGCTTCTCATGAAATGACCGTGGCTCTGGCCGAAAAGTATCTGGAGGGTTGGCGTCAATCGGGAGCCATACATACTAATCCGGGGGCTTTGGGTCCGATTTGTCTCATCATTGGAGCTGCCAGAGTATTATGTTATCTGGGGTATGTTCACGACGACCGGCTGCATATTACTATCAAATATTTACTTGAAAAACAGCATATAGATGGGGGCTGGAGATGTGCCGCCGTCAAAATGGGCCGAAAACCCGAATGGGACGCTTCCAACCCTGCTACTACACTTGAGGCCCTCGATGTATTTAGATTTACCGATCAGTTTCAGGAAAATACTGTTTTGGAAAAGGCGGTGAGTTTTTTACTTGACCATCACGACTATCGCTTGCCATTGGGCCCGTGTGCCTTTGGGCAGGGAAGTCTATTTCACAAAACCGAATTTCCTTTTTTCAGATATAATCTTTTCTACTATGTTTATGTGCTTTCATTTTACAGGAGTGCCAGAGATGATTCACGGTTTTTGGAGGCATTTGAAAAACTAAAATCGAAGATAGTATCCGATGAACTGGTGATAGAAAATCCCAACAGAGGTTTGAAAGAACTCTCATTTGGCAAAAAAGGTGAGTCTAATCCTTTGGCCAACCGGCGATATTTGGAAATAATTAAAAACATGAGAAATACATGA
- a CDS encoding calcium/sodium antiporter produces the protein MSQTIVLILFFVGFLFLIKGADFLVDGASSIAKKYNISPIVIGLTIVAFGTSMPELVVNIFASLSGNSEIAIGNILGSNIANVLLILGISSLIYPLTAKRNTVIKEIPFSLLAALVLFFLANDKLIDGESASVVSRSDGMILIAFFIIFMYYTIGLTKGDHAPDENEGEIKELSNQKSILFVLLGLTGLVIGGKWIVDGAVVLARMVGMSESVIGLTVVAIGTSLPELATSAVAAYKKQTDIAIGNVVGSNIFNIFWILGVSSIIHPLPFSSSSNIDILLTIFASLVMFVGMYIGKRHTLDRKEGIGMLIIYFSYLAYLLF, from the coding sequence ATGTCACAAACAATCGTCCTGATTTTATTCTTTGTTGGTTTCCTGTTTTTAATAAAAGGTGCAGATTTCCTCGTTGACGGTGCTTCCTCTATTGCCAAAAAATATAATATTTCGCCCATTGTAATTGGTTTGACTATCGTTGCTTTTGGTACTTCAATGCCTGAGCTGGTCGTAAACATATTCGCATCCTTGTCAGGAAATTCTGAAATCGCCATCGGCAATATACTGGGCAGCAATATCGCCAACGTTCTTTTGATTTTAGGAATTTCTTCTCTCATATATCCATTAACTGCCAAACGAAACACGGTAATTAAAGAAATACCTTTCAGTTTACTGGCGGCACTGGTTTTGTTCTTTTTGGCCAATGATAAGTTGATTGACGGTGAAAGTGCCTCTGTGGTTTCCCGAAGTGACGGCATGATTCTTATCGCTTTCTTCATCATATTTATGTATTACACCATTGGTTTAACCAAAGGAGACCACGCACCAGACGAAAATGAAGGCGAAATCAAAGAACTTTCCAATCAAAAATCCATTCTTTTTGTATTACTAGGATTGACGGGACTGGTGATTGGTGGAAAATGGATCGTAGATGGAGCAGTGGTGCTGGCCAGGATGGTGGGCATGAGCGAATCGGTGATTGGACTCACTGTAGTTGCTATTGGCACATCACTTCCGGAACTCGCCACCTCGGCAGTTGCAGCTTACAAAAAACAAACTGACATTGCGATAGGAAACGTGGTCGGTTCCAATATCTTTAATATTTTCTGGATTCTTGGGGTAAGTTCAATCATCCATCCGTTGCCATTTAGTTCTTCATCCAATATTGATATTCTTCTCACTATTTTTGCCAGTTTAGTGATGTTTGTGGGTATGTACATAGGCAAAAGGCATACACTTGATCGCAAGGAAGGTATCGGAATGCTGATTATCTATTTTTCATATCTGGCTTATCTTTTATTTTGA
- a CDS encoding DUF1801 domain-containing protein, translating to MEKNIISVADYIARFPVDVQDRLYAIRDIIIENCPDAAESMAYGMPAYKLNKKPLVYYAAYDKHIGFYATPSGHEQFKERLSKYKQGKGSVQFPLDEELPFDLIIDIVKFRVEENSKKK from the coding sequence ATGGAAAAAAATATAATTTCGGTAGCTGATTATATAGCCCGGTTTCCGGTAGATGTTCAGGACAGACTGTACGCTATCAGGGATATAATTATTGAAAATTGCCCCGATGCGGCCGAATCCATGGCTTATGGGATGCCTGCCTATAAACTCAACAAAAAACCACTGGTATATTATGCGGCTTATGATAAGCACATTGGTTTTTACGCCACACCCAGCGGTCACGAACAGTTTAAAGAACGCTTGTCAAAATACAAACAAGGCAAAGGTTCTGTTCAGTTTCCCCTTGATGAAGAACTACCTTTTGATCTCATAATCGATATCGTGAAGTTTAGGGTGGAGGAAAATTCAAAAAAGAAATAA